In a single window of the Osmerus eperlanus chromosome 2, fOsmEpe2.1, whole genome shotgun sequence genome:
- the LOC134037094 gene encoding uncharacterized protein LOC134037094: MVLINTYEKFEAISPAECLAICLRYLATGDSFMTISFSYRVASCTVAGIVGDVSRAIWDCLVEEFMPVPTKQDWRDIAEGFLQRWNFPNCLGSIDGKHVVIQAPPNSGSLYHNYKGIFSIVLLAVVDADNMFRVIDVGGYGRNSDGGTLGNSAFGEALKDGTLDLPENCIIPGAEPRGPLPHVFVGDEAFPLRSNLMRPFPGTNLAREKRLFNYRLSRARLTVECAFGILSSQWRMYRRVIGVNPAKAEACVKATCILHNFIRRSRRGASGCPEARPGQEGSAGLQEAPRLDSNNAARAAIHVRDAFTAYFNAEGAVPWQQSVV, from the exons acacatacgaaaagtttgaGGCAATCAGCCCAGCTGAATGCCTCGCTATTTGTCTACG ATACCTTGCCACGGGGGATTCGTTCATGACTATCAGCTTCAGCTATCGCGTCGCCTCATGTACTGTGGCAGGTATTGTCGGGGATGTGTCTCGGGCCATTTGGGACTGCCTTGTGGAGGAGTTCATGCCTGTGCCAACCAAGCAGGACTGGAGGGACATTGCTGAAGGCTTCCTTCAGAGGTGGAACTTTCCAAACTGCCTGGGCTCCATCGATGGCAAGCATGTTGTCATCCAGGCCCCTCCCAACTCAGGGTCACTGTACCACAATTACAAGGGGATATTCTCCATCGTTCTCCTTGCTGTTGTGGACGCCGACAACATGTTCCGGGTCATCGATGTCGGTGGCTATGGACGGAACAGTGACGGTGGGACCCTGGGGAACTCTGCGTTTGGTGAGGCCCTGAAAGATGGAACCCTGGACCTCCCAGAGAACTGCATCATCCCTGGAGCAGAGCCACGTGGACCACTGCCACACGTCTTCGTGGGTGATGAGGCCTTTCCTCTGCGGAGCAACCTCATGCGCCCCTTCCCTGGGACAAACCTCGCCAGGGAGAAGAGGCTTTTCAACTACCGCCTCAGCCGTGCCAGGTTGACAGTCGAGTGTGCGTTTGGTATTCTCTCCAGCCAGTGGAGAATGTATCGGCGTGTCATTGGTGTCAACCCGGCAAAAGCGGAGGCGTGTGTGAAGGCCACCTGCATCCTCCACAACTTCATCCGGAGGTCCAGGAGAGGGGCCAGTGGATGTCCAGAAGCCAGGCCTGGCCAGGAGGGGTCAGCAGGTCTCCAGGAGGCTCCACGACTGGACAGCAACAATGCTGCACGTGCAGCAATTCACGTGAGGGATGCATTCACTGCATATTTCAATGCAGAAGGTGCAGTGCCCTGGCAGCAATCAGTTGTATAG
- the LOC134037101 gene encoding transcription factor Adf-1-like gives MVNISSFLGFKMEEKLIVCVAGYPVLYDTSLYSYRDVNIKNDAWRKVAEIVGAPAEDCKKKRKNLRDSYKREKNKEKELSRSGAGLTNHKPWKYAAVMGFLAPFMEYRDSSSNFQRPATTSSVSQVSDDEIEQTATQPDSEPGQSGTPASEARASPASQAAATTSQPPASSGRKRVRKERLSAFEERMLGALEMAQTPAPLPPPQAEDEDELFFQSLLPALKRLPPAKQSEYKFNIHCMFFEAEMQAHSDV, from the exons atggtgaacatttctagctttctaggtttcaagatggaggagaaactgatTGTTTGTGTGGCTGGATACCCAGTACTGTATGACACGtctctgtattcgtacagagatgttaatataaaaaatgatgcatggcgcaaggttgccgaaattgtcggtgctcctg CTGAggattgcaaaaaaaaaaggaaaaatttAAGGGACAGCTACAAGAGGGAAAAGAACAAGGAGAAAGAGTTGAGCAGGAGTGGAGCAGGCCTGACAAATCATAAACCTTGGAAGTATGCTGCTGTGATGGGGTTCCTGGCTCCATTTATGGAGTACAGGGACTCCAGCAGCAACTTCCAGAGGCCTGCCACCACATCCTCAGTCAGCCAGGTCAGTGACGATGAAATAGAGcagacagccacacagccagacagcgaGCCAGGCCAGTCAGGAACCCCTGCCAGTGAGGCCAGAGCTTCCCCTGCTAGTCAGGCAGCAGCAACAACTAGCCAGCCCCCAGCATCCTCTGGCCGAAAGAGGGTGCGCAAAGAGAGGCTGTCGGCATTTGAGGAGAGGATGCTTGGTGCTTTGGAGATGGCACAGACACCTGCTCCTCTTCCACCACCTCAAgcagaggacgaggatgagcttTTTTTTCAAAGCCTTCTCCCTGCCCTGAAAAGACTGCCACCAGCTAAGCAGTCAGAATACAAATTTAATATTCACTGCATGTTTTTTGAGGCAGAGATGCAGGCACACAGTGATGTGTAA
- the LOC134037107 gene encoding piggyBac transposable element-derived protein 4-like, protein MARDFSALQVLQQMFANIEQSESEEEAEDVVSEEEEEDGQEYDAVNHDDDGAVAADQAPQIDRDTFLSKNGQIEWRSIAYRRNPRLLSQRDSTERTPRGPTAYAVSHAHDIVSAFLLFVTPQIERVILDVTNREGYLKRGEEWKAMDATDLRAYIGLLILAGVYKSRGEAAASLWDAQSGRAIFRATMQLKLFYTYSTLIRFDDRGTRAARRATDKLAAIREVWDMWVERLPRLYDPGPEVTVDEQLLAFRGRCPFKQYMPSKPAKYGIKSWVACDAKSSYAWKMQVYTGKQMDGVPERNQGMRVVLDVTEGLKDRNVTCDNFFTSYELGRELMATRNMTVVGTVRKNRAELPSELLTTKTRRVLSSQFAFTPTTTLVSYLAKKNKNVLLMSTRHTDAEISDRNDGKPTIVLDYNLNKGGVDNLDKVITAYSCKRKTARWPLVIFSNIVDVSSYNAFVIWREVNPNWMPRKRNKRRFFLEQLGRALVTPLIERRRCLPRTGAAAAVVKDLRMASCRDPPPQRRPGEDGAAAAAAAATAASSAGPTWASAKERFPLTLDDPRECVQKTEQLSRVQKRALLKPQRC, encoded by the exons ATGGCTCGGGATTTCAGTGCGCTGCAagttctacagcagatgtttgcCAACATCGAGCAAAGTGAGTCTGAAGAGGAGGCcgaggatgt tgtgtcagaagaggaagaggaagacgggCAAGAGTATGACGCAGTCAACCACGACGACGACGGTGCCGTCGCCGCCGACCAAGCCCCTCAAATCGACAGAGATACTTTCTTGTCGAAAAACGGCCAAATTGAATGGCGTTCGATTGCGTATCGGAGGAATCCGAGGCTGCTGTCGCAACGTGACAGTACGGAGAGGACCCCCAGAGGACCCACAGCTTACGCCGTTTCCCACGCTCACGACATCGTCTCCGCATTTTTACtctttgtcacgccacaaatcgaaagagtaatcttggacgtgacaaatcgggaaggttatctgaaacgcggagaggagtggaaagccATGGACGCCACTGACCTACGTGCCTACATAGGGCTGCTAATCCTGGCAGGGGTGTACAAGTCCCGAGGCGAAGCGGCCGCCAGTCTATGGGACGCGCAAAGCGGCAGAGCGATTTTCCGCGCTACCATGCAGCTGAAACTCTTCTACACCTATTCGACGTTGATACGATTTGACGACCGTGGGACACGAGCGGCGAGACGCGCGACGGACAAGTTGGCGGCGATAAGAGAGGTCTGGGATATGTGGGTAGAGAGATTACCACGCCTCTACGACCCAGGGCCCGAAGTGACCGTGGACGAACAACTGCTCGCGTTCAGAGGACGGTGTCCTTTCAAGCAGTACATGCCAAGCAAACCGGCGAAATACGGCATCAAGTCGTGGGTGGCGTGCGATGCAAAATCAAGCTACGCTTGGAAGATGCAAGTCTACACCGGGAAGCAGATGGACGGAGTCCCGGAGAGGAACCAGGGGATGCGCGTCGTGCTCGACGTGACAGAGGGCCTGAAGGATCGCAATGTGACGTGTGACAATTTCTTCACCTCTTACGAACTCGGACGAGAGCTCATGGCGACGAGAAACATGACCGTGGTTGGCACCGTGCGAAAGAACAGGGCCGAGCTGCCGTCCGAGCTGCTGACGACGAAGACGCGACGGGTGCTGTCGTCGCAGTTCGCCTTCACTCCAACCACCACTCTGGTTTCCTACCTCGCGAAGAAAAATAAGAACGTTTTACTCAtgagcacacgccacacagacgCTGAAATCAGTGACAGAAACGACGGCAAACCGACCATCGTCCTGGATTATAATTTGAACAAAGGCGGAGTCGACAATCTGGATAAGGTCATCACGGCCTACAGCTGTAAAAGGAAGACGGCCCGCTGGCCCCTCGTCATCTTCAGCAACATCGTTGACGTCTCCTCCTACAACGCCtttgtgatatggagagaggtCAACCCCAACTGGATGCCGCGTAAGCGCAACAAGAGAAGGTTTTTCCTCGAGCAACTCGGAAGGGCCCTCGTGACTCCGCTGATCGAAAGAAGACGATGTCTGCCCCGCACTGGAGCTGCTGCCGCGGTTGTGAAAGATCTACGGATGGCCAGCTGTCGCGATCCGCCTCCTCAACGGCGACCCGGAGAGGATGGCGCAGCGGCAGCGGCAGCAGCCGCCACCGCCGCCTCATCGGCAGGACCGAC CTGGGCTTCGGCCAAGGAGAGGTTCCCGTTGACCCTGGACGACCCGCGGGAGTGTGTGCAGAAGACTGAACAACTCAGTCGTGTGCAGAAGAGGGCTTTGCTCAAGCCACAGCGCTGCTAA